Proteins encoded in a region of the Drosophila busckii strain San Diego stock center, stock number 13000-0081.31 chromosome 2L, ASM1175060v1, whole genome shotgun sequence genome:
- the LOC108607491 gene encoding L-lactate dehydrogenase B chain produces the protein MLALAARGSWRLFCVLMQSPGHMLLATQRVSAKMLHGRRTKPNTKITVAGAGSVGLACSAFLIDRQLTNHLVLMDRRDKWLEASAVDLQAATKGLSGSLKVEICSDGAKTKNSKYVVIAAGERAQPGQSRLQLAQATANAVKQLLPKLLHYNPRATYVVASSPADLMTWLLQELSGLPKERCISAGCHLDSILFRYLIAQRMGVAASAVNGFIIGEHGNCCVPVWSGVSVGGISLQRLMPEVGSEHDKEQWQTVHRQVQRMANQVARDETYTNWGIGISVSDIIGAMQQNLGHVLSVGGNIQGLMGITDSVVLSLPSVLGANGIKQMIELPLSELEMSLLEQSAESLVKTQQQIQL, from the coding sequence atgtTGGCGCTTGCAGCTCGAGGTTCCTGGCGCTTGTTTTGCGTTCTGATGCAGAGTCCAGGCCACATGCTGTTGGCCACACAGCGCGTGAGCGCCAAGATGCTGCATGGGCGACGCACAAAGCCGAACACCAAGATTACTGTGGCTGGAGCTGGCTCTGTGGGCTTGGCATGCAGCGCATTCCTCATTGATCGCCAGCTGACCAACCATCTGGTGCTGATGGATCGGCGCGATAAGTGGCTGGAGGCATCGGCTGTGGATTTGCAAGCGGCTACCAAAGGCTTGAGTGGCTCACTCAAAGTGGAGATATGCAGCGATGGCGCCAAGACCAAGAACTCCAAGTATGTGGTCATTGCCGCTGGGGAGCGCGCGCAGCCGGGACAGTCGCGTCTGCAGCTGGCGCAGGCGACGGCGAATGCTgtgaagcagctgctgcccaagcTGCTGCATTATAATCCGCGTGCCACTTATGTGGTGGCATCCAGTCCAGCTGATTTAATGACTTGGCTGCTGCAGGAGCTGAGCGGGCTGCCCAAGGAGCGCTGCATCAGCGCCGGCTGCCATCTGGACTCCATACTCTTTCGCTATTTGATAGCTCAGCGCATGGGCGTAGCTGCCTCAGCTGTCAATGGCTTCATCATAGGCGAGCATGGCAACTGCTGCGTGCCTGTTTGGTCGGGCGTCTCGGTGGGCGGCATTTCGCTGCAGCGTCTTATGCCCGAGGTGGGCAGCGAGCACGACAAGGAGCAGTGGCAAACGGTGCATCGCCAGGTGCAGCGCATGGCCAATCAGGTGGCTCGCGATGAAACCTACACCAATTGGGGCATTGGTATTAGTGTGTCGGACATCATTGGCGCCATGCAGCAGAATCTCGGTCATGTGTTGTCGGTGGGCGGCAATATCCAAGGGCTCATGGGCATTACGGACAGTGTGGTGCTCTCACTCCCAAGCGTACTCGGCGCGAACGGCATTAAGCAAATGATTGAGCTGCCCTTGAGCGAGCTGGAAATGTCCTTGCTCGAGCAGAGCGCCGAGTCCTTGGTCAaaacgcaacaacaaatacagctGTAG